In Eriocheir sinensis breed Jianghai 21 chromosome 8, ASM2467909v1, whole genome shotgun sequence, the following proteins share a genomic window:
- the LOC126995513 gene encoding ras-related protein Rab-33B-like, whose translation MNGSSSQTFAQSSALLRDRRQKTFKIIVIGDSSVGKTCLTFRFCGGHFPERTEATIGVDFRERKLKIDQEEIMLQLWDTAGQERFRKSMVQHYYRNVNAVVFVYDVTRISTFESLPSWIEECNQHSLSYNIPRILVGNKCDCKEELAVPTNVAQRFADHHCMPHFETSAKDDSDCDHVEAIFLTLAHKLKAAKPMMPISPSQFPAEHIHRAQVESVGRERNGIEVNSTDSCYC comes from the exons ATGAATGGCAGCAGCTCTCAGACATTTGCCCAGAGCAGTGCACTTCTGAGGGACAGAAGACAAAAAACTTTCAAAATAATTGTGATTGGTGACAGCAGTGTTGGCAAGACATGCTTAACATTCAG gtTTTGTGGAGGTCATTTTCCGGAGAGAACAGAAGCCACAATTGGGGTGGATTTTAGAGAAAGGAAGCTAAAGATTGACCAAGAAGAAATCATG CTGCAGTTGTGGGACACTGCTGGTCAGGAGAGGTTCAGAAAGTCAATGGTACAACACTACTACAGAAATGTTAATGCAGTCGTGTTTGTGTATGATGTCACCAGGATCTCCACCTTTGAG TCTCTGCCTTCTTGGATAGAAGAATGCAACCAGCACAGCTTAAGCTACAACATTCCAAGAATTCTTGTAGGAAATAAATGTGACTGTAAGGAAGAACTGGCTGTCCCGACCAACGTGGCTCAGAGGTTCGCTGACCACCATTGTATGCCG CACTTTGAAACTTCTGCCAAGGATGACAGCGACTGTGACCACGTGGAGGCCATATTCCTCACTCTGGCCCACAAGCTCAAGGCTGCCAAACCCATGATGCCCATCAGTCCATCTCAGTTCCCTGCTGAGCACATCCACCGGGCACAGGTTGAGTCTGTTggtagagaaagaaatggaatagaAGTGAACAGTACTGATTCATGTTACTGttaa